The Cryomorphaceae bacterium genome contains a region encoding:
- a CDS encoding bifunctional 3,4-dihydroxy-2-butanone-4-phosphate synthase/GTP cyclohydrolase II, translating to MSVRLDSIEEAIEEIRAGKVVIVVDDEDRENEGDFVAAARSVTPEMINFMATHGRGLICAPLIESRCDELDLGLMVPSNTAAYETPFTVSVDLIGHGCTTGISASDRAKTVQALINPDTKPSELGKPGHIFPLRAKAGGVLRRAGHTEAAIDLARLAGFEPAGVIVEIMNEDGTMARLPELRVIAEKFNLKLVSIKDLIAYRMKHERLVKREVSVQMPTEYGDFHLVAYKQLTNDQNHLALVKGSWEPEEPVLVRVHSSCITGDIFGSCRCDCGPQLHTALQMIEQEGKGVLVYMNQEGRGIGLINKLRAYKLQEEGLDTVEANIKLGFNMDHRDYGIGAQILRDLGITKMKLLSNNPKKRTGLIGYGLEVVDNVPIEICSNQHNEKYLRTKKEKMGHSLRFFDEGKLEH from the coding sequence ATGTCAGTAAGGCTTGATTCCATTGAGGAAGCCATTGAAGAAATCCGCGCCGGAAAAGTGGTGATTGTGGTGGATGATGAAGACCGCGAAAACGAAGGCGATTTTGTTGCGGCGGCGCGAAGTGTAACCCCGGAGATGATCAACTTTATGGCCACGCACGGTCGCGGGCTGATTTGTGCGCCGCTGATTGAAAGCCGTTGTGATGAACTCGACCTCGGGTTGATGGTGCCGAGCAATACTGCTGCCTACGAAACCCCCTTTACCGTATCGGTTGATTTAATCGGGCACGGCTGTACCACCGGTATCTCTGCCAGCGATCGCGCCAAAACCGTTCAGGCACTGATTAACCCTGATACCAAGCCCTCTGAACTGGGCAAACCCGGACATATTTTTCCGTTGCGCGCCAAAGCAGGCGGTGTACTGCGCCGCGCCGGACACACCGAGGCAGCCATTGACCTTGCCCGTTTGGCCGGATTTGAACCCGCCGGCGTGATTGTTGAAATCATGAACGAAGACGGCACCATGGCGCGTTTGCCCGAGCTCCGCGTGATTGCCGAAAAGTTTAACCTGAAGCTGGTGAGCATCAAAGACCTTATTGCCTACCGCATGAAACACGAGCGGCTTGTAAAGCGTGAGGTAAGCGTGCAAATGCCCACCGAATACGGCGATTTTCATCTTGTGGCCTACAAGCAACTCACCAACGACCAAAACCACCTGGCCCTTGTAAAAGGAAGCTGGGAACCGGAAGAACCTGTGCTGGTGCGGGTGCACTCCTCGTGCATTACCGGCGATATTTTTGGCTCCTGCCGTTGCGACTGTGGACCGCAATTGCACACCGCCCTTCAAATGATTGAACAGGAAGGAAAAGGCGTGTTGGTGTATATGAACCAGGAGGGGCGTGGCATTGGACTGATCAATAAACTGAGGGCGTACAAACTGCAGGAAGAAGGTTTAGATACCGTGGAGGCCAACATCAAGCTGGGCTTTAATATGGACCACCGCGACTACGGTATCGGTGCGCAAATACTCCGCGATTTGGGCATTACCAAAATGAAGTTGCTGAGTAATAATCCTAAAAAACGCACCGGCCTGATAGGCTACGGACTTGAGGTGGTGGACAATGTACCCATTGAAATTTGCTCCAACCAGCACAACGAGAAATACCTCCGCACCAAAAAAGAAAAAATGGGCCACTCACTCCGTTTTTTTGACGAAGGGAAGCTTGAGCATTGA
- a CDS encoding glycosyltransferase, whose product MKILVIVSRIPYPLEKGDKLRAYHQVRELSKNHEICLCCLSDQPEHPEAREKLREICSELHIIQLNKAIIYLNLLLAWFESRPFQVAYFHQRKARNAVQSIIQNFAPDHIYCQLVRTAEYVKNEHSISKTIDYQDAFSKGMARRAERESNYFKKKFFQTEARRLIRYEHLIFDYFNNKCIISEQDKALIFHENQREIAVIPNGVDMDFFRPMESSPAYDLCFVGNMSYAPNVDSVLYLHNEVMPLVWREMPDVKVLIAGATPAEAITRLQHERFEVGGWFEDIRNAYRQSRLFVAPMQIGTGLQNKLLEAMAMGIPCITSKLANDALGATHQQHLMVGSTPEDYARQIIALLKNPQCGEELARNARLFVQQNYTWQSSVVKLEGLFASS is encoded by the coding sequence TCTGCCTTTGCTGCCTGTCCGACCAACCGGAGCACCCCGAAGCCAGAGAAAAACTCCGGGAAATCTGTTCTGAGCTGCATATCATTCAACTGAACAAAGCCATCATCTACCTCAACCTGTTGCTGGCGTGGTTCGAAAGCCGTCCCTTTCAGGTGGCCTATTTTCACCAGCGCAAGGCCCGGAACGCTGTGCAAAGCATTATTCAGAACTTTGCCCCCGACCACATCTATTGCCAGTTGGTGCGCACAGCTGAGTACGTGAAAAACGAACACAGCATTTCCAAAACCATCGACTACCAGGACGCTTTCTCAAAAGGGATGGCGCGCCGTGCAGAGCGGGAAAGCAATTACTTCAAAAAGAAGTTTTTTCAAACCGAAGCTCGCCGGCTCATCCGCTATGAGCACCTTATTTTCGACTATTTCAACAACAAATGCATCATCTCGGAGCAGGACAAAGCCCTGATTTTTCACGAAAATCAGCGTGAGATAGCCGTCATTCCCAACGGTGTGGACATGGATTTTTTTCGTCCGATGGAATCATCACCGGCCTATGACCTCTGCTTTGTAGGAAACATGAGCTATGCGCCCAACGTGGACAGTGTGCTGTACCTCCACAACGAAGTCATGCCCCTTGTGTGGCGTGAAATGCCCGATGTAAAGGTGCTCATTGCCGGCGCCACTCCGGCCGAGGCCATTACCAGACTGCAACATGAGCGCTTTGAGGTGGGCGGGTGGTTTGAAGACATTCGCAACGCGTACAGGCAGAGCCGTTTGTTTGTGGCTCCTATGCAAATTGGCACCGGACTGCAAAACAAACTGCTCGAAGCCATGGCCATGGGCATACCTTGCATCACCTCCAAACTGGCCAACGATGCCCTGGGTGCCACCCACCAACAGCATTTGATGGTAGGCAGTACCCCCGAAGATTACGCGCGCCAAATCATAGCCTTGCTCAAAAACCCGCAATGCGGAGAGGAACTTGCCCGCAACGCGCGTTTATTCGTGCAGCAAAACTATACCTGGCAAAGCAGTGTTGTGAAGCTGGAAGGCCTTTTTGCATCAAGTTAG